Proteins found in one Nostoc sp. NIES-3756 genomic segment:
- the rpsB gene encoding 30S ribosomal protein S2 gives MPVVSLAQMMESGVHFGHQTRRWNPKMSPYIYTSRNGVHIIDLVQTAQLMDEAYNYMRSQAEQGKKFLFVGTKRQAAGIIAQEAARCGSHYINQRWLGGMLTNWATIKTRVDRLKDLERREESGALDLLPKKEASMLRRELAKLQKYLGGIKTMRKVPDVVVIVDQRREYNAVQECQKLAIPIVSMLDTNCDPDVVDIPIPANDDAIRSIKLIVGKLADAIYEGRHGQLDAEEEYDDYEGAEEDYDYDESEYTDSLIPEEEEEE, from the coding sequence ATGCCAGTTGTTTCATTGGCTCAGATGATGGAGTCTGGGGTTCACTTTGGGCATCAAACCCGACGCTGGAACCCAAAAATGTCTCCTTACATTTACACCTCTCGCAATGGTGTACACATCATCGACTTGGTGCAAACAGCCCAGTTGATGGATGAGGCTTATAACTATATGCGATCGCAAGCCGAACAAGGGAAGAAGTTTCTCTTTGTCGGTACAAAACGGCAAGCCGCAGGCATTATTGCTCAAGAAGCTGCTCGTTGCGGTTCTCACTATATTAACCAGCGCTGGTTGGGGGGAATGCTCACCAACTGGGCAACCATTAAAACCAGAGTAGACCGCCTCAAAGATTTGGAGCGTCGGGAAGAAAGCGGCGCTTTAGACTTGCTGCCGAAAAAAGAAGCATCCATGCTCCGGCGGGAACTGGCGAAACTACAAAAATACTTGGGCGGCATTAAAACAATGCGGAAAGTTCCTGATGTTGTGGTAATTGTAGACCAACGCCGGGAATACAACGCAGTTCAAGAATGTCAAAAGCTGGCAATCCCTATTGTGTCCATGTTGGATACCAATTGTGACCCAGATGTAGTAGATATACCCATTCCAGCAAATGACGACGCTATCAGATCAATTAAGTTGATAGTAGGTAAATTGGCAGATGCCATTTACGAAGGTCGTCACGGTCAACTGGATGCAGAAGAAGAGTACGACGATTACGAAGGCGCTGAGGAAGATTATGATTACGATGAAAGTGAATACACTGATTCGTTGATTCCCGAAGAAGAAGAAGAAGAATAA
- a CDS encoding adenosine deaminase, producing the protein MALYAELHRHLGGSVVPRVLWRYFERHSSDLISRFAEYPEFEDFYTRPRNTLDEYLELHTLVEKVQTVDTLPYFIYRLVRGAYIFENLAYLELRYTPYLRTPEHLSQSERIDKMAEIVKVVGKASSQPEYPIVTSQILCMHTRLPYEVNKAIIDLAVQNKDYVCGIDVAGGDSHYADRMAEWISLFEYARSQNINTTGHFYETPAGCYPELLPYLMRIGHGIQIPLLYPELLPDVARRGQCLEVCPTTYIKTGTLQDIRQLKLVFDRCFDAGVDIAICTDNAGLHNVRLPFEYENLLTYDIISFEQLKACQDAAFRHAFAWPYAQRPASLLTGLLQPETNNVLANEKLGARG; encoded by the coding sequence ATGGCTTTATATGCAGAATTGCATAGACACTTGGGTGGTTCTGTCGTGCCCCGTGTCTTATGGCGTTATTTTGAGCGACACTCATCAGATTTGATTTCCCGTTTTGCTGAGTATCCAGAGTTTGAAGACTTTTACACCCGCCCTCGTAACACACTAGACGAGTATCTAGAACTACACACCCTTGTCGAAAAAGTGCAAACTGTAGACACCCTACCTTACTTTATTTATCGTTTGGTGCGTGGTGCTTACATTTTTGAAAATTTGGCTTATCTAGAACTGCGCTACACCCCATACCTACGCACACCAGAACATCTGAGTCAGTCCGAAAGAATTGACAAGATGGCAGAAATCGTCAAAGTTGTAGGGAAAGCTAGTAGTCAGCCAGAATATCCAATTGTAACTAGCCAAATTTTGTGTATGCACACACGCCTACCCTATGAGGTAAATAAGGCAATTATTGATTTGGCCGTACAAAACAAAGACTATGTTTGTGGGATAGATGTAGCTGGAGGTGATAGCCATTACGCCGATCGCATGGCAGAATGGATTAGCTTATTTGAGTATGCGCGATCGCAAAATATCAACACCACCGGACACTTCTATGAAACTCCGGCTGGTTGTTACCCCGAACTGTTACCCTACCTGATGCGAATTGGTCACGGTATCCAAATTCCCCTGTTGTATCCAGAGTTATTACCAGACGTAGCTAGGCGCGGTCAGTGTTTAGAAGTTTGTCCCACCACATATATCAAAACAGGCACTTTACAAGACATCCGCCAACTCAAGTTAGTCTTTGACCGATGTTTTGATGCTGGGGTAGATATCGCCATCTGTACTGATAACGCTGGTTTGCATAATGTCCGTTTGCCCTTTGAGTACGAAAATCTTCTAACTTACGACATTATTAGTTTTGAACAGCTAAAAGCTTGCCAAGATGCGGCTTTCCGCCATGCTTTTGCTTGGCCTTACGCTCAGCGTCCTGCATCCCTTTTGACTGGGTTGCTACAGCCAGAAACAAACAACGTTTTAGCAAATGAGAAGTTAGGGGCTAGAGGTTAA
- a CDS encoding hybrid sensor histidine kinase/response regulator: protein MENFFVIYPLKVIFCLVACVNVILLIFLCNVLWRYIIKIQQYEQKFHEQAAILDIVNDAVLVSNLHQQITFWNKGAELLYGWKSEDILEKNITELWYEQNSTQLQIAISTVINQGKWEGELHQLKKNGEELIVISRWVLLRDNKNQSKSIAIVNTQVATNKPSPAQLLRSQRLESIGTLASGIAHDLNNILSPILMAIQLLQMKSQDVQMQKLLNTLENNVKRGASLLKNVLSFARGIEGKKTIVSVRQLLLEIEQIVQQTFPKSIICQINIPENIWYVLGDITQLHQVLMNLVINARDAMPHGGILRITADNVVLAPQSKHYISLCIEDTGLGIPAKIQKQIFEPFFSTKEISKGTGLGLSTTLSIIDNHGGFINVQSEEGKGTQFQVYLPAVVSNTQPVNFVEIELAMGNEELILVVDDEAIIREITKLSLAAYNYKVLTASDGKEALSIYTKYREQINVVLIDMMMPSMDGAIAVRKLQKINPQIKIIAMSGLLSPPDESAIVNMGVKAFLSKPCTTQELVQAINAVHTDN from the coding sequence ATGGAGAATTTTTTTGTTATTTATCCGCTAAAAGTGATATTTTGTCTAGTTGCTTGTGTAAATGTAATATTGCTAATATTTTTGTGTAACGTCCTATGGCGCTACATAATTAAAATTCAGCAGTATGAACAAAAATTTCATGAACAAGCAGCTATTTTAGATATTGTTAATGATGCAGTTTTAGTCAGCAATCTTCATCAGCAAATTACTTTTTGGAATAAAGGCGCAGAACTTTTGTATGGCTGGAAGTCTGAAGATATATTAGAAAAAAATATTACAGAACTTTGGTATGAACAAAATTCAACACAGTTACAAATAGCAATATCAACTGTTATCAATCAAGGTAAATGGGAAGGTGAATTACATCAACTTAAAAAAAATGGTGAAGAACTCATCGTTATTAGTCGCTGGGTTTTGCTTAGAGATAATAAAAATCAATCAAAATCCATTGCAATTGTCAATACACAAGTTGCAACCAATAAACCATCGCCAGCACAATTATTGCGATCGCAACGCCTCGAAAGTATTGGTACACTAGCAAGTGGTATTGCCCACGACCTCAATAATATCCTCTCTCCGATTTTGATGGCGATACAGCTTTTGCAAATGAAGTCTCAAGATGTACAAATGCAAAAGCTGTTGAATACTTTAGAAAATAATGTTAAGCGTGGTGCAAGCTTACTCAAAAATGTCTTATCTTTTGCCCGAGGTATTGAAGGTAAAAAGACCATTGTTTCAGTCAGACAATTATTACTAGAAATCGAGCAGATTGTTCAACAAACATTTCCTAAATCAATTATCTGTCAAATAAATATTCCTGAAAATATTTGGTATGTCTTAGGAGACATAACTCAATTACATCAAGTATTGATGAATCTGGTAATTAATGCTCGTGATGCTATGCCTCATGGCGGGATATTAAGAATAACTGCTGATAATGTGGTGCTGGCTCCTCAAAGTAAACATTATATTAGTTTATGTATAGAAGATACTGGTTTAGGCATACCAGCAAAAATTCAAAAGCAAATTTTTGAGCCATTCTTTTCTACAAAAGAGATAAGTAAAGGTACAGGCTTAGGACTATCTACAACACTAAGTATTATTGATAATCACGGTGGTTTTATCAATGTACAAAGTGAAGAAGGTAAAGGTACTCAATTTCAAGTTTATTTACCTGCTGTAGTATCTAACACTCAGCCAGTGAACTTTGTAGAGATAGAATTAGCTATGGGTAATGAAGAATTAATTCTCGTAGTGGATGATGAGGCTATTATTCGTGAGATAACTAAATTATCTTTAGCAGCATATAACTATAAAGTATTAACTGCTAGTGATGGTAAGGAAGCACTATCGATTTATACTAAGTATCGAGAACAAATTAATGTAGTGCTAATAGATATGATGATGCCATCAATGGATGGGGCGATCGCAGTCCGTAAATTACAAAAGATTAATCCCCAAATCAAAATTATTGCCATGAGTGGGCTGTTATCTCCACCAGATGAGAGTGCGATTGTTAACATGGGAGTAAAGGCATTTTTATCTAAACCCTGCACAACCCAAGAGTTAGTGCAAGCAATTAATGCCGTCCATACTGATAATTAA
- a CDS encoding HAD family hydrolase yields the protein MANLELIIFDCDGVLVNSEPIINRIFAKTLTEGGFPITHEEVTQKFIGKSLVTCINIIEETYGRTVPAKLIELCKEREMIALQQELQATEGIATVLEQITLPTCVASNSSHRHIQFVLKLTGLLHQFDGKLYSAYDVKRPKPFPDVYLYAAKQMEKAPENCLVIEDSVTGVQAASAAQMVVFGYAPRSHQGNSSHHDALIAAGAKLVFEDMYQLPSLLKL from the coding sequence ATGGCAAATTTGGAATTAATAATTTTTGATTGCGATGGAGTATTAGTAAATAGTGAACCAATTATTAATCGGATTTTTGCCAAAACTTTAACCGAAGGTGGCTTCCCAATAACTCATGAAGAAGTTACTCAGAAATTCATAGGAAAATCGTTGGTAACTTGTATAAACATTATAGAGGAAACTTATGGAAGAACTGTTCCTGCCAAATTGATTGAACTGTGTAAAGAAAGGGAAATGATTGCATTACAACAAGAACTTCAAGCAACAGAAGGGATTGCTACAGTTCTAGAACAGATAACGTTACCAACATGTGTGGCATCGAATAGTAGTCATCGACATATTCAATTCGTTTTAAAATTAACAGGATTGTTACACCAATTTGATGGCAAGCTATATAGTGCTTATGATGTTAAACGCCCTAAGCCCTTTCCCGATGTATATCTGTATGCAGCGAAGCAAATGGAAAAGGCTCCAGAAAATTGTTTGGTAATTGAGGACTCGGTAACTGGTGTACAAGCAGCATCTGCCGCTCAGATGGTTGTATTCGGTTATGCTCCACGAAGTCATCAGGGGAATAGTTCACATCACGATGCTTTGATTGCCGCAGGAGCAAAATTGGTCTTTGAAGATATGTATCAATTGCCGAGTTTACTGAAATTATAA
- the recG gene encoding ATP-dependent DNA helicase RecG translates to MNDQPDWIRLHKALAVEADNGFTDLLGKQYRFSEFLSLTFGKFPTVLPAIERRRWQELALKFADYPNLGQKERQHLIAETRRYLYQLQKEQEEPKEEQKSSYKSKVPNATPVVAEVSRRLAPKIDQKLSDLPEIGIRKADKLAALRLYTVRDLLFYYPRDHIDYARQVNIRELQAGETVTIVATVKKCNCFTSPKNQKLTILELILKDNTGQITASRFWAGARFASRGWQESLKRRYPVGSVLAACGLVKGSKYGRLTLDNPELEVLGNPGDTIESLTIGRVVPIYALTEGVMASLVRQAVLAALPAAALLKDPLPKGLREKYNLMELKDAIANIHFPDESATLQVARRRLVFDEFFYLQLGLLQRQQQAKAIQTSAILAPKGQLIEKFYEILPFQLTGAQQRVLNDILNDLQKTTAMNRLVQGDVGSGKTVVAVVAILAAIQSGYQAALMAPTEVLAEQHYRKLVSWFNLLHLPVELLTGSTKTAKRRQIHSQLETGELPLLVGTHALIQDPVNFQRLGLVVIDEQHRFGVKQRALLQQKGEQPHVLTMTATPIPRTLALTIHGDMDVSQIDELPPGRQKIQTTMLSGQQRSQAYDLIRREIAQGRQTYVVLPLVEESEKLDLRSAVEEHQKLQESVFPEFQVGLLHGRMSSAEKDEAITKFRDNQTQILVSTTVVEVGVDVPNATVMLIENAERFGLSQLHQLRGRVGRGAAQSYCLLMSSSRSPDAQQRLKVLEQSQDGFFISEMDMRFRGPGEVLGTRQSGVPDFTLASLVEDEEVLLLARQAAEKVIEIDATLERWALMKAELKYRYERLMGGAILT, encoded by the coding sequence ATGAATGACCAACCCGATTGGATAAGATTGCATAAAGCTTTGGCAGTAGAAGCAGACAACGGCTTTACTGACTTGCTGGGTAAACAGTATCGCTTCAGTGAATTTCTCAGCCTGACTTTTGGGAAATTCCCGACTGTTTTACCTGCAATTGAACGTCGTCGTTGGCAAGAGTTAGCACTTAAATTTGCTGACTATCCGAATTTAGGTCAGAAAGAAAGGCAACACTTAATAGCTGAAACTCGCAGGTATCTTTACCAATTGCAAAAGGAGCAAGAAGAACCGAAGGAGGAGCAAAAAAGCAGTTATAAATCTAAAGTTCCCAATGCTACGCCAGTTGTGGCAGAGGTGAGCCGCAGGTTAGCTCCGAAAATTGACCAGAAACTGAGTGATTTGCCAGAAATCGGGATTCGCAAGGCTGATAAGTTAGCAGCTTTGCGGTTATATACGGTGCGGGATTTGTTGTTTTACTATCCTCGTGACCATATTGACTATGCGCGTCAGGTAAATATCCGCGAATTACAAGCGGGTGAGACGGTGACAATAGTAGCTACAGTCAAAAAATGTAACTGTTTTACTAGCCCGAAGAATCAGAAATTAACGATTTTAGAATTAATTCTCAAAGATAATACAGGGCAAATTACAGCCAGTCGCTTTTGGGCGGGTGCGCGGTTTGCTAGTCGCGGTTGGCAAGAAAGTTTAAAGCGTCGTTATCCAGTGGGTAGTGTGTTGGCGGCGTGTGGTTTAGTTAAAGGTAGTAAGTACGGTCGCTTAACATTGGATAATCCAGAATTGGAGGTTTTAGGAAACCCTGGCGATACAATCGAATCTTTGACAATTGGACGGGTAGTGCCAATTTATGCCCTTACGGAAGGGGTGATGGCAAGTCTGGTGAGACAGGCTGTATTGGCAGCATTGCCTGCTGCGGCTCTTTTGAAAGACCCTTTACCCAAAGGTTTACGAGAAAAGTATAATTTGATGGAATTGAAGGATGCGATCGCTAACATCCATTTTCCTGATGAAAGTGCTACTTTACAAGTTGCCCGCCGTCGTCTTGTCTTTGATGAATTTTTCTACTTACAACTCGGTTTATTACAACGTCAGCAGCAAGCCAAAGCTATTCAAACTAGTGCTATCCTCGCTCCCAAGGGTCAGTTAATCGAAAAGTTCTACGAAATACTACCATTCCAACTGACTGGCGCACAGCAACGAGTCCTTAACGACATCCTCAACGACTTGCAAAAAACCACAGCAATGAACCGTTTGGTACAAGGTGATGTAGGTTCCGGTAAGACAGTCGTTGCAGTGGTAGCAATTTTAGCAGCAATTCAATCTGGCTATCAAGCCGCACTCATGGCTCCCACGGAAGTGTTAGCCGAACAGCATTACCGTAAATTGGTTAGTTGGTTTAACCTGTTACATCTACCTGTGGAATTGCTTACAGGTTCCACCAAAACTGCCAAACGCCGACAGATACATTCTCAATTAGAAACGGGTGAATTACCTTTATTGGTGGGAACCCACGCCTTAATTCAAGACCCGGTAAACTTCCAACGCTTGGGTTTAGTTGTCATTGATGAACAGCACCGCTTTGGGGTGAAACAACGGGCGCTATTACAACAAAAAGGCGAACAACCCCATGTCTTAACTATGACAGCCACACCTATTCCTCGGACGCTAGCGTTAACGATACACGGGGATATGGATGTTAGCCAAATTGATGAGTTACCACCAGGAAGACAGAAAATTCAGACTACTATGTTAAGTGGTCAGCAACGTTCTCAGGCTTACGACCTCATCCGCCGGGAAATTGCCCAAGGTAGACAAACTTATGTAGTATTGCCATTAGTGGAAGAATCAGAGAAACTAGATTTGCGATCGGCTGTAGAAGAACACCAAAAGTTACAAGAGAGTGTTTTTCCAGAGTTTCAAGTCGGTTTACTTCACGGTCGCATGAGTTCTGCTGAGAAAGACGAAGCCATCACCAAATTCCGTGATAATCAAACGCAGATTCTTGTATCTACAACCGTTGTCGAGGTCGGTGTAGACGTACCGAATGCTACAGTTATGTTAATTGAAAATGCGGAACGGTTTGGTTTATCGCAGCTCCATCAATTGCGGGGGCGTGTGGGTCGGGGTGCAGCACAATCTTACTGTTTATTAATGAGTAGTTCTAGAAGCCCTGATGCACAACAACGCCTAAAGGTGTTGGAACAGTCTCAGGATGGTTTTTTCATCTCTGAGATGGATATGCGTTTTCGCGGCCCTGGTGAAGTGTTAGGCACGAGACAATCAGGTGTGCCTGATTTTACATTGGCTAGTTTAGTTGAAGATGAAGAAGTTTTACTACTAGCAAGGCAAGCAGCCGAGAAAGTGATAGAAATAGATGCAACTTTAGAGCGTTGGGCTTTGATGAAAGCAGAGTTGAAATATCGCTATGAACGTTTGATGGGTGGGGCGATTTTAACTTAA
- a CDS encoding IS982 family transposase, giving the protein MYSLEALFCHVDDFCQAFEAQWHRKLLSHGAIKRKREKSLCLSEIMTILIAFHQNHYRDFKYFYLNQVKQYWNSAFPGLPSYQRFIEWLPSTLIPLCVYLKHCFGRCTGIGFIDSTSLKVCHNRRISRHRVFKDLASRGKTSVDWFFGFKLHLVVNEFGQLLNVALTPGNVDDRQPVHDLLSGLFGKIFADRGYVSQKLATQLLNDFGIEFFAKPRRNMKNNLMRLHDKLLSRKRSIIETINDQLKNISQIEHSRHRSPVNFCVNVLCGLIAYCHQPKKPSLHLDWVLPSYL; this is encoded by the coding sequence ATGTATAGTTTAGAAGCTTTGTTCTGTCATGTAGATGATTTCTGCCAAGCGTTTGAAGCGCAATGGCACAGAAAGCTATTGAGTCATGGAGCAATCAAACGCAAGAGAGAAAAAAGCCTATGCTTGAGTGAAATCATGACAATTCTCATCGCTTTTCATCAAAATCACTATCGGGATTTCAAGTACTTTTATTTAAACCAAGTCAAACAATACTGGAATAGTGCATTTCCAGGATTGCCCAGTTATCAAAGATTTATTGAATGGCTACCATCCACCTTGATACCGTTATGCGTTTATTTGAAGCATTGTTTTGGTAGGTGTACGGGTATCGGTTTTATTGATTCTACTAGCTTGAAAGTCTGCCATAATCGTCGGATTTCCAGGCATCGGGTATTTAAAGACTTAGCCAGTCGTGGTAAGACTTCTGTCGATTGGTTTTTTGGTTTTAAGTTGCATCTTGTCGTCAACGAGTTTGGTCAACTATTAAATGTGGCTTTGACTCCCGGTAATGTTGACGACCGCCAACCTGTACATGATTTACTTAGTGGTCTGTTTGGTAAAATCTTTGCCGATAGAGGTTATGTGTCCCAAAAACTGGCAACTCAACTTTTAAATGACTTCGGCATTGAATTTTTTGCCAAGCCTCGTCGCAATATGAAGAATAACTTGATGCGTCTTCATGACAAGCTTTTGTCTCGTAAACGCTCCATTATTGAGACTATTAACGACCAACTCAAAAACATTTCTCAAATTGAGCATTCTCGACACCGTAGTCCCGTTAATTTTTGCGTCAACGTTTTGTGCGGATTAATTGCTTATTGTCATCAACCTAAGAAGCCTAGCCTACATCTGGACTGGGTTTTACCTTCTTATCTTTAA
- a CDS encoding mannosyltransferase family protein, whose amino-acid sequence MNSLLTKIKTINLGNNSLLFPILIWFSSRAIIVISMLVANPAITTPIHSIDTIINWDIFYAWDSDFYKRIATSGYEFSLDKKQYSVAFFPLFPLLSRIFMRIGLPFEISAFIVNNLSFLAALIILYLWIEERQGVKVARWSTAILAWCPYSIFGTVIYTEGLFLLCSTAALKGFDKKQYWLAAFWGALSTATRLTGIALIPTFLFVSWKEHRSLKAYVASLAVSLGILFYSFYCQIAFGEPLAFMLAQKGWRDSAGFAWAGWLTMIMQITVGKANYKSGTIVDPWHPLLFLLIIGIAYLLLRLRPYLSAVKLGSGLYILWLFLWLLAGDEVIKFVLIFGGLYLLWIYRQKIPLVACVYGFFSYGLILNTGITASTERYAYAIVSLSMAFGLLLNRFPRFGYACMFFFTIVLASFAIRFSQNQWVA is encoded by the coding sequence ATGAATAGTTTATTAACAAAAATAAAGACTATTAATTTGGGAAATAATAGTTTATTATTTCCGATACTAATCTGGTTTTCTAGCAGGGCTATTATAGTAATATCCATGTTAGTGGCTAATCCTGCAATAACCACTCCAATACATAGTATAGATACAATAATCAATTGGGATATTTTCTATGCTTGGGATAGTGATTTTTATAAAAGAATTGCTACTTCAGGTTATGAATTTTCTTTGGATAAAAAACAATACTCTGTTGCTTTTTTTCCATTATTCCCATTGTTAAGTCGTATCTTTATGAGGATAGGTTTACCATTTGAAATTTCTGCATTTATTGTTAATAATTTATCATTCTTAGCGGCATTAATTATCCTTTATTTGTGGATAGAAGAGCGCCAAGGAGTAAAAGTAGCAAGATGGTCAACAGCGATTTTAGCTTGGTGTCCTTATTCTATCTTTGGAACTGTCATTTATACAGAAGGATTATTTTTATTGTGTAGCACTGCCGCTTTAAAAGGCTTTGATAAAAAGCAATACTGGTTAGCAGCTTTTTGGGGAGCATTATCAACAGCCACTCGATTGACTGGAATAGCACTCATACCTACTTTTTTATTTGTTTCTTGGAAAGAACACCGAAGTTTAAAAGCTTATGTTGCTAGTTTAGCCGTTAGTTTAGGTATTTTGTTTTACAGCTTTTATTGTCAAATTGCTTTTGGTGAACCTTTAGCTTTTATGCTAGCACAAAAAGGCTGGCGTGATTCAGCCGGTTTTGCTTGGGCAGGTTGGTTAACGATGATTATGCAAATTACAGTAGGTAAAGCCAACTATAAATCTGGCACAATTGTTGATCCTTGGCATCCCCTATTATTTTTACTCATCATTGGTATTGCCTATTTATTATTACGTTTACGTCCGTATCTGAGTGCAGTTAAATTGGGAAGTGGATTATATATTTTGTGGTTATTCTTATGGCTATTAGCGGGTGATGAAGTTATAAAATTTGTACTAATTTTTGGCGGTTTATATTTACTATGGATTTATCGCCAAAAAATTCCCCTTGTCGCTTGTGTTTACGGCTTTTTCTCTTATGGATTAATTTTGAATACGGGAATTACTGCTTCTACTGAACGTTATGCTTATGCCATTGTCTCCTTGTCAATGGCTTTTGGCTTATTGCTGAACCGATTTCCCCGCTTCGGTTATGCGTGTATGTTTTTCTTCACTATTGTGCTAGCAAGCTTTGCTATAAGATTTTCACAGAATCAGTGGGTTGCATAG
- the tsf gene encoding translation elongation factor Ts, which produces MAEISAKLVQELRQKTGAGMMDCKKALKETEGNVEEAIDWLRKKGIASAGKKSDRIAAEGLVDTYIQPGAKVGVLIEVNCQTDFVARNDAFKNLVKNLAQQAATADSVESLLAQSYIEDTSLTVDEAIKQAIANLGENIQVRRFINFDLANQSGVVDSYIHTGGRVGVLVEVNSKSDAAAANEEVQNLAKNAAMQVAACPNVEYVNVDQIPAEVVQKEKDIESGKEDLANKPENIREKIVQGRIEKRLKELTLVDQPYIRDQSISVEDLIKQVKGKVGEDIEVKRFVRYILGEGIEKQESNFADEVAAQIGAK; this is translated from the coding sequence ATGGCGGAAATATCTGCAAAACTCGTCCAAGAGCTACGCCAAAAAACTGGTGCTGGCATGATGGACTGCAAAAAAGCGCTGAAAGAAACTGAAGGCAACGTTGAAGAAGCCATTGATTGGCTACGGAAAAAAGGCATTGCCTCTGCGGGTAAAAAAAGCGATCGCATTGCGGCAGAAGGTCTAGTAGATACCTACATTCAGCCTGGTGCTAAAGTAGGTGTACTGATTGAAGTTAACTGCCAAACAGATTTCGTTGCCCGTAACGATGCCTTCAAAAATCTCGTTAAGAACCTAGCTCAACAAGCAGCGACAGCCGATAGTGTTGAGTCTTTGCTAGCGCAATCTTATATTGAAGATACTAGCCTTACTGTAGATGAAGCCATTAAACAAGCGATCGCTAATTTAGGCGAAAACATCCAAGTACGGCGCTTTATCAATTTTGATTTAGCAAATCAGTCAGGAGTAGTAGACAGTTACATTCACACTGGCGGTAGAGTTGGTGTGTTAGTCGAAGTCAACTCTAAATCTGATGCTGCGGCTGCTAACGAAGAAGTGCAAAACTTGGCAAAAAATGCAGCCATGCAGGTTGCAGCTTGTCCTAACGTTGAGTATGTCAACGTAGACCAAATCCCTGCTGAAGTTGTCCAGAAAGAAAAAGACATCGAATCAGGTAAAGAAGATTTGGCAAATAAGCCAGAAAACATTAGAGAAAAGATTGTTCAAGGCCGGATTGAAAAACGCCTCAAAGAACTAACTCTAGTGGATCAGCCTTACATTCGTGATCAAAGTATTTCTGTGGAAGACTTGATCAAGCAAGTTAAGGGAAAAGTCGGCGAAGACATCGAAGTAAAACGCTTCGTGCGCTACATACTCGGTGAAGGTATTGAGAAGCAAGAAAGCAACTTTGCTGATGAAGTCGCTGCCCAAATTGGTGCGAAGTAA